The genomic region TTCCGCGACGCGATCAAAGCCGGCCGCGACCAGCAGCCCCTGTTCCGTCGCTACCTCAACTCCATCGGACTTAACCAGCAGGGAGGTTCGCTGCTCATGTTCTGCAAGCAAGGCGACAAGGGCGAACACGTCCAGGCAATGCAGTACAAACTTCAGCTCTGCGGGTTCTACACCGGCGAGCTTGACGGCGACTACGGGCCGAAGACCGCCGCCGCGGTGGCGGCGGCGCGCGCCTCGGTCGGGTCGAAGCAGGATGGCACTCAGTACGACGCGCACGCCATGGTGCAGATCGACCTGTGTTTCGCGCGCAAGTTCGGCCCTGCGGCTTCGCCCGGCCCCGCCGGTCCGCAGGGCAAGCAGGGCCCCGCCGGTCCCGCCGGTCCCGCCGGTCCCGCCGGTCCCGCCGGCCCGGCCGGGCCCATCGGGCCGCAAGGCTTGCCGGGCAAGCTGGAGCTGCCGTCGACGTTCTCGTTCATCGGGACCGTCGTTCCCGGTGAAGCGACCGAGCCTACGGGATGAGCCCCCTGCGGCCGGTCCAGATCGCAAGCGGCCGGCACCCGTTCGAGGTGGCGGTCCTTGTCGCCGCCGTCGCCTGCGGCATCGCCCTCGTCGTCTTCGACCGCCGGCCCGCGTCCGTCAGCGCCGCCATGCCCGCCACCGTGCAAACGCTCTGGGCGGCCGGGCTCATCACCGCCGGTGTGGTCGGCCTCGTCGGTGTGATCTGGCCGGGTGACCTCTCAACGTCGATGGGCGTCGAGCTAATCGGCATGATCCTGCTC from Micromonospora lupini harbors:
- a CDS encoding peptidoglycan-binding domain-containing protein produces the protein MTRAPANLLAVRSLLLTHLNVDSNTNRPADLEPAEVGIVGDPAHRGGYHCGSNRVVTGDYSVVESSRDRNGLTLDAAALDVGGFEVRSGGRTHTLANFSLWCVGECQRNAPDARDIREIIYSPDGTTVKRWDRLGKRSTGDSSHRWHTHFSFFRDAIKAGRDQQPLFRRYLNSIGLNQQGGSLLMFCKQGDKGEHVQAMQYKLQLCGFYTGELDGDYGPKTAAAVAAARASVGSKQDGTQYDAHAMVQIDLCFARKFGPAASPGPAGPQGKQGPAGPAGPAGPAGPAGPAGPIGPQGLPGKLELPSTFSFIGTVVPGEATEPTG